CAAAATCGTTATCAGCCATTAGAAGCCCAGATCGCCGAGTTCGGCTTTCAAGGTTTCAAGTTGAGCCTCAGATTCCTGCATCTGTTCGTTGAAGCGAGCCTGGCTCCACAATTCGATTTTGTTAGCCATGCCGACGACAACGATCTCTTTTTCAAACATGGCCAGACTGCGCAGTGACGGCGGTATGGCAATGCGTCCCTGGCGGTCAAAACCACAGTCAATCGCGGGACTGATCCGGTTACGGTAAATCAGGTCCTTAGCGTCACCATTGGGCATGGCATCCACCCGAGCCTTGATTTTGGTCCATTCCGATGTGGGGTATGCTACCAGGGCATCTTTACGCCGGGTCACCACCAACTCTTCATCGCCGTAGACGTCCGCCAGCAGTCCACGCATTTTGGCGGGGATGCTCAAACGTCCTTTCGGATCGATGTTGTTGAAGAATGTCCCGGAAAAACTCATAACGCCCCTTTTGTGTCCCGTTTCCACACCTTTTTACACATACAGGGCAAAATATACCCCCTCACTACAACACTGTCAAGAAATTCAAAGTTTTTTATAAAAAGTTTGACACTGGGTGCTAATAGTTGATTTTTCGAGGAAAACAGTCTGAAAAAGAATGCAGTTTCGGCGGAGAAAGACGGGATTTCGACAGAAAAAAGACGTAAAAAAAACACCGCCCTGCCAGATGGTGTTTCAGCCCAAAGGTTCATCTGCTTTTTGAAAATGAGATAAACGGACCACAGAGGATCAAGACAAAAGTCAAAACCGCCGGGTCTCGTCCCGGCAGCCGACAATAAGTTCTTTTTGCGCGATGCTTTACAGATTCGGCTCACCTCCCTTGAGCTCGGCAAATCATGCAACTCATCATCCTATAACGAGGTAACGCTACTCTCTAGTCTTCCCAGGGGTCCGAGAAAGCGGTTGGGCAGTGCCCACCCTGCCTGGGTTTGTTATTTTGCAACCAAGCTCTCCCGTTCAGCAGCACCGAATGCAATGAACGTCAGCGCGATGGTTGTCGGCAACCTGTTTGAGCGCTAGCGAGTTTTGCCGACATCGCGGTGTAAGAGAATGGAGAGAGGGAACCCGTAGGGTGCAATGGTCGGGAGTCGATTTTGCGCCACTTTTGTCGACGCAAAATGTGGCCCGAGGTGTGGGCGCGGAAGCCCACGTCACGTGGGTACCAACATTACGAGCGGATGAAGTTTGCCAGCGCGATCAGTTCCGTATAACGAACCACTAAAGATCAAGATTAAAGTCAAGGTCGCCGGGTTTCGTCCCGGCAGCCGACATACTTTTGACTGGCCGCTCAAAAGTATGCAAAAGCCAGCTTGAACACCTCCTGGACCTGGATTAACCGACAATGCATCTGTTTCCGTGATGCTTCACGGATTCGGCTCGCCGCCCTTTAGGTCGACGAATCGTGCAACTTATCATTTTTGGCGTAAAACGTTGATAACGGTTTGACGTTGCACTCTATTTCTTCCGTGGCACCGATTAAACGGGTGGGCAGTGCCCACCCTGTCTGGGTTTGTTATTGAGCAACCCAGCTCTCCCGTTCAGCAGCACCGAATGCAATGAACGTCAGCGCGATGGTTGTCGGCAACCTGTTTGAGGACTGATGCAGACTGGGCGAGTTTTGCCGACATCGCGGGCGAATGATGTTTGCCAGAGCAATTTGTGACAATACGCGAACCACAGAGAATCAAACGGCCATCACTTCTCCGCAGCAGGCAAACAGAGTTCAATTTGATCAATCCGTCGCTGATCCACCTTCCTGGCAATTAAGGTTACGTCACCGATGACACACTGATCGCCCTCTTGGGGAATTTGACCAAGACAACGCAGCATCAGACCGGCCAGAGTTGTAGCATCCTCTTCCGACAAATGCAGTCCGACATGACGATTAACCTGACGCAGACCGACACCACCTTCCACCAGAAAACGCTGCGGTGTGATCGGGGTGATGCCGGATTCTTCCTGATCATACTCATCACGGATCTCGCCGACGATCTCTTCAAGAACATCCTCCAGAGTCACAATCCCCTCCACGCCGCCATATTCGTCCAGCACCACGGCCAGATGAATGCGACGGCGGCGAAACGCCAGCAATAAAGCTTCGACCTGCTTGGCTTCGGGGACAAAGTAGGGACGACGCATCACCTCGCGCATATTGAAGTTGTGCGGACAGTCAACAAAGCGCAACACATCCTTGGAGTGAATCACCCCCATAATGTTGTCGAGGGTGTCCTTATAGACGGGAAAGCGCGAATGAGTCGATCGTTTGACTTCGTCGAGCAAGTCCTGAAACGGGGCATCCACCTCGACCCCCTTCACTTCAGTGCGTGGAATCATCAGATCGCGCACCCGCAATTGCGACAACTCAAACACACCGTCGAGCATGCGCCGTTGTTCACCAGCCAGAGTGCCAGACTTAGCACCGATGGCAATCATGGTTTTAATCTCATCGGCCGACAGGATACTGGCTGAAGAATCTACCTTGAACAGTCGCGTGACCAGACTGGACAGACCAGTGACCAACCAGATCACCGGCGACAGAACCCACAAAATCCCTCGAATAGGCCGCAACACACGAAACGACACCTGTTCGGCACGGCGGGCAGCATAGGTTTTTGGACACACCTCGGAAACAATCAGCAACAGCGGGGTGAGCACAAGGATGGTCAACAGATCGCCATAATCCCCATAGAGTTCCACAAAAAAAGTGGTAGCAAATACCGACAAGGCGATATTGACCAGGTTATTCCCCACCAGAATGCCACCCAACAACCATTCGGGATTGTCGAGGAGCTTCTCCAACTCCTGGGCACCGCGGCGTTTTTTTTCTACCAGGTATTTAACCCGCAACCGATCAATCGCCAGAAGCGCGGTCTCCGACCCAGAAAAAAATGCCGACATAATAAACAACACGCCCATCGTTGCCAGGCGGTACCACTGGTCTTCCGTCATATTTTCCCCATATCGGCCCTCTTAGCAGGCCCCGTCATTCCATCAAAATCTGCAGGACACATCACTGCGGAGCATCTTAGCTCAGCCCTGCGGGAAAAACAATTGACATACGTCAGACGAACCTCAACAATATCGGCAAATTCGCCTTCAACCAAGTTTCATCACCCCAACCCTTTTTTAGACGATCACGGCCACATGCTGACACAAGCCCAGAAAGATGCCCTGAAGCAGCTCACCTTTGAACACCTGAGCCTGCAACGCCTGTTTACCCTGCAGCAACAACCACAAACAATCACACAACTGGACGATGCTGAGCTTGTCGAGTTCCTGACCATTGCCAACAGCTTCTACCGCGATGGTCAACCATTGATCTCCGACCACGATTACGACCATATTGCCTTGGCTGAACTGAAGACGCGCCAACCAAGTCATCCGTTTCTCCACACCGTTGAACCGGAACCAAAGTTCACGGGCAAAACCGTTGAGCTTCCTGCACGCATGCTCTCGACGGAAAAAGCCTACACGGACAAGGAGTTAAGCGATTGGTTGAAACGCATCCATAAAGCGGCAAACGAGATTGGCCGCGACCCAGCGGGGCTGCAGTTTCGCATCACCCCTAAGCTGGATGGCTTTGCAGCTTTCGATGACGGTGACCGACTCTACACACGTGGCGATGGTCGCCGCGGCACCGATATCACCCGGGCGTTTGAGCGCGGCCTGGTCGTCGCCAACAATCAGCCACGTGGATTGGGCGCCGGGGAGATTGTTGTCCAGCGCAGTTATTTTGCCGCCAATCTGGCTCAGGACTATGAAAACCCACGTAACTTTCAGGCCAGTGTTGTCAAAGAAAAGGCGTTGGAGCCCGCCGTAGAACAAGCCCTTGGCAACCAGGCGGTGGTTTTCTACCCCTTTTCCACCCTGCCGTACCGTGTGCGCCGTAGTGATGATCTGATCGATTCTGTTGCCGCCCTAAGCCGAGAACTGCGCGCCAGCCTCGATTACGACATGGACGGCATCGTTATTGAGATTACCGATGACGAACTAAAAACCTACATGGGCGCCACCCGCCATCATCACCGCTGGCAGATCGCCTACAAACAGAATCAGGAAAAAGCCGAGGTCAAAGTCCTCCAGGTGGTGCCACAGACATCGCGCTCTGGGCGGGTCAACCCTGTGGCCGAAGTGGAACCGACCCGGCTCAGTGGTGCCCTGATCCAACGCGCTACCGCTCATCATTACGGCATGGTCCGTGACAAGGGGATCGGGCCCGATGCCGTCATTGAGCTAACCCGCAGCGGCGAAGTGATCCCCAAGATCATTGACGTGGTCAAGGCGGTTGAACCGCAGATCCCGGCCTCCTGCCCCAGTTGCGATACGGAGCTGTTCTGGGACAGCGACTACCTGTACTGTCCCAACAACACCGGTTGTCCGGCGCAGATCAGCCACACAATTGAGCATTTTTTCCGTACATTAGGCAACATCGACGGCTTTGGTCCGGCGACCATCGAAAAACTGTATACCAACAATATCCGCACCATCGATGCGGTGTATGGCCTACAGGCTGATCAGCTTGAAGGGATGGGCTTCGGCCCAAAACAGTCGGAAAACCTGGTCAACGAACTGCAACGCAGTCGCCATGAAGTCATAGAGGACTGGCGCTTTCTCGCTGCCTTTGGCGTCTTTCGCATGGGTGGCGGCAACTGTGAACGCCTGCTCGGCCATCATCGTCTGGAGGAGATCTTCGAACTCAGCGAGGAACAGATTGTCGCCATCGAAGGTTTTGCCGAGAGAACTGCGGAGGTGGTGGTCAAAGGGTTCGCCCGCATCCGTCCACTCTTTGACAAATTGCAGGCCCTCGGGTTCAATCTGCAGCGCACGCCTCTGGTCAGCGAGTTGCAGGCCAGTGGTGCATTGAACCCGATCGCCGGAAAACTGCTGGTTTTCACCGGCACCATGACCCACGGCAGCCGTGACGACATGAAGGCCGAAGCCAAAAAGCTTGGCGCCAAGGTGGGAGCTTCTGTGACGGGTAAAACCGACTACTTGGTCACCGGAGACAAGGTCGGCGCCAGCAAACTGAACGCCGCAACGAGTAAAGGGGTGGAAATTCTCACCGAAGAGCAGTACCTTAAACTAATCGGCACAACCATCTCTTCAGCTAAGGAGCAGTCATGAATCTGATTCGCGCAACGCTACGCATTTCCGGACGGGTTCAAGGTGTGGGTTACCGCAATTTTGTCCAACAAAGCGCCACCTCTTTTGCCCTGACCGGTTGGGCTCGCAATTGCACGGATGGCGATGTCGAGGTGGTTGTTGAAGGGGAAGAAGGGGATATCCGCCACCTGATCAACTGCTGTCAGCAGGGGCCATCACGCGCCCAGGTCGATAAAGTCAACATGAGCCTGTCCGCGCACACCGGCGAATTCGGCAGCTTTTCGATTCGCTATTGAGGGTCGAGTTGGCCCTTCTCTCTAAGCTGGACGGCCAGCGCATAGACCTCGCTGCCACTGAGGCCATGCAGCTTAGCCACCTGTTTGGCTACCACCTTCATCGGCTGGTCGGTGTCCCTCAACTCACGCAACAAGGACTCTTCGACACTCTCTTCAATGGGCTGCGGCTCAGCCGGAGCCAACAAGACAACAATCTCGCCACGCACTTTACCCTGTGAAAAATACTCCAGCACCTCACGGGCCGTTCCGCCAACCCGTTCTTCATGCAATTTGGTCAGCTCACGTACCACCACCAGTTGCCGCTCTTCACCCAACACTTCAATGACATCGCCGAGAAAGTTAATCAGACGGTGCGGCGCTTCATAAAACACCATGGTGCGTTGTTCTGCGACAAAGCATTGCAAAGCCTGGCGTCGCGCCTGTTGCTTAGCCGGCAGAAATCCTTCGAAGCAAAACCGATCCGTCGGCAGCCCGGCCATGGACAGAGCCGCAACACAGGCACTGGCCCCCGGTACGGGATGAACAACAATGCCGGCCTCGCAACACCGCTGCACCAACAGACTGCCGGGGTCGGAAATCGCCGGAGTTCCGGCATCACTGATCAGAGCAATATCTTCACCACGCTGCAACCGTTGGATCAGATAATCCCCCTTGCGTGCCTCATTATGTTCAAAACATGAGGTCAAAGGGGTCTCAATACCGAAGTGGGTGCATAACCGACGACTATGGCGGGTATCCTCAGCCGCGATCAGCGAAACGTCCTTAAGTACCCGGATAGCGCGAAAAGTCATATCCTCCAGATTGCCAATGGGCGTTGCCACCACATAAAGTGCCCCGAAAGGTACACTATCCGACATGCAAGCCCTCCAATTCATCCAACCACAGTTGCACACAGGCATCGCTGGGCATACGCCAGTCACCGCGTGGCGACAAGGCGACACTACCGACCTTGGGCCCGTCAGGCAAACAGGAGCGCTTGAACTGCTGCGAGAAGAAGCGCCGGAAAAATACCTGCAGCCACTTCAGCAATGTCGCATCGTCGTAGCGCTCAGCAAAGGCCTGGCGGGCAAGGAAGAACACCTTACGCGGTGCGAACTGATGGCGCACCACCTGGAACAGGTAAAAATCGTGCAACTCATATGGGCCGACATGATCCTCAGTCACCTGACTGATCTCCCCGGCTTCATCCGGCGGTAGCAATTCCGGCGACACCGGCGTTGCACAGATATCTTCAAGCACGCGACGGGTTTCACCGCAAAAGCTGGCCTGCGCACACCAAGACACCAGGTAACGCACCAGGGTTTTCGGCACCCCGCAGTTCACCCCATACATGGACATATGGTCAGCATTATAGGTGCACCAACCCAAGGCCAACTCCGACAGATCCCCAGTACCGATAACAATACCACCCACCTGATTGGCGATATCCATCAGCAACTGAGTGCGTTCCCGCGCCTGGCTGTTTTCATAGGTGATGTTGTGGACCGACTCATCGTGGCCAATATCGGCGAAGTGCTGACGCACTGCCGCATCAATGGAGATAATCCGACACTGGGCCCCCAACAGGTCAATCAGCGACTCAGCATTACCCCGGGTGCGCGTTGTCGTGCCAAAACCGGGCATGGTGACCGCCGTAATCCCTTGAGGGTCAAGATCAAGCTTTTCAAAGGCTTTGACCGTGACCAGCAAGGCCAGGGTTGAGTCCAGGCCACCGGAAATTCCGATCACCACATTGCGAACACCGATATGGTTAAGCCGCTTAGCCAACGCCGTTGTCTGCAGAGCAAAGATCTCTTCACAGCGCTGATCGCGTTCATTCAGATTGGCCGGCACAAACGGATGGCACGGCAACGGCCGGTGCAACGGCGTATGTGCATGCTCTGCGCAATTGAATTCAATCTTGCGATACGCGTTCTGGGCGGAACTGGCGGCAAAACTGTTATTCTTATGGCGCTCATTGTACAGTCGGTCAATATCCACATCACCAATCGCCAATTGCGTGGCAAAACTGAAACGTTCGGTTTCTGCCAGCAGTTGGCCGTTCTCAGCAATCAACGAATGACCGGAAAACACCAGATCGGTGCTCGATTCGCCGGGTCCAGCCGAAGCATAGGCATAGGCCGCCAGGCACCGGGCCGATTGTGACTGCACCAGTTGCCGCCGATAATCCTGCTTGCCAAGAATTTCCGGACTGGCCGATAGATTGACCAAAACCGTGGCTCCGGCCACCGCCATCTGGCCACTGGGGGGATTAGCCACCCAGCCGTCTTCACAGATTTCGACACCAAGAACACAGCCCGGCAACTCCTTCTGGCGAAACAGCAGATCATCGCCAAACGGCACCATCGCACCACACAAAGAGATCTCATCGGCAGTGCGATCAGCCGCCGCAGAAAACCAGCGCTCCTCATAAAATTCCTGGGTGTTGGGCAGAAAGTTTTTCGGCACCACGCCGAGGATCTCGCCACCACTGATCACCACAGCACAATTGAACAGTCGGCCCCCTTGAGCAATGGGCGCTCCGACAATGAGGATCATCTGCTCATGGCGGGTCATCTTTTTCAGATCGCCCAACACCTGGCGGGTGCGCTCAAGCAAAATGGACTGAAAAAACAGGTCACCACAACCGTAACCGGTCAAACTCAATTCAGGGAAAACCACGCAATGGCAGCCCTGTTTTTTGGCGCGCAATGCCGCTGATGTAATCTGTTCAGCATTAAATTCGAGGTCGGCGATACGGTGCTCAACCGACGCCACGGCCAGTCGAAAATAGCCAAAACGGGCAATCTGTGTTTTGTTCATACTCATTTCCTGCGAGATGGTTAACGGGCTGCGAAAAAGCCAGTGAAGCTCAGCAACGGATCAATGCCATTGGTTCAATGGAGCTCAAACGCATCAACAATATGATTAATCTGCGTTTTGTCGCCATCCACATTGATGGCAATCACATCGAATCGCACCGTCTGCGTTGACGGTTGCTGGGTTGTCAAATAATGCTGGGCCGTGGCAATAATTTGCTGCTGTTTACGTGGTGTCACCGCTTCCTGTGGGGTTCCATAGCAGCGACTTTTGCGGGTTTTCACCTCAACAAAAGCCAATGTTTTTCCACGTCGGACAATCAGATCAATCTCACCGTAATGACAGCGATAGTTACAGGTAACAATCCGGTAGAGACGGCGGCGCAAATAATCAGCGGCCTGCTGTTCTCCCCAGCGGCCCAATGTCAACCGCTGCTGAGTCACAGATGCTCCCGTACTCCGCCAAAGGTCTTGCGATGAAGCGGACAGGGGCCGTGCTCAGCGATCAACTGGCGATGACGGGCACTGCCGTAACCTTTATGACCTTCAAAACCGTAGTCAGGATAGTGCCGCGCATACACCTTCATCATCCGGTCACGCACCACTTTGGCAATGACTGAAGCCGCCGCCACAGAAAGCGAGCGTGAGTCACCT
The nucleotide sequence above comes from Desulfuromonas acetoxidans DSM 684. Encoded proteins:
- the mraZ gene encoding division/cell wall cluster transcriptional repressor MraZ is translated as MSFSGTFFNNIDPKGRLSIPAKMRGLLADVYGDEELVVTRRKDALVAYPTSEWTKIKARVDAMPNGDAKDLIYRNRISPAIDCGFDRQGRIAIPPSLRSLAMFEKEIVVVGMANKIELWSQARFNEQMQESEAQLETLKAELGDLGF
- a CDS encoding HlyC/CorC family transporter yields the protein MTEDQWYRLATMGVLFIMSAFFSGSETALLAIDRLRVKYLVEKKRRGAQELEKLLDNPEWLLGGILVGNNLVNIALSVFATTFFVELYGDYGDLLTILVLTPLLLIVSEVCPKTYAARRAEQVSFRVLRPIRGILWVLSPVIWLVTGLSSLVTRLFKVDSSASILSADEIKTMIAIGAKSGTLAGEQRRMLDGVFELSQLRVRDLMIPRTEVKGVEVDAPFQDLLDEVKRSTHSRFPVYKDTLDNIMGVIHSKDVLRFVDCPHNFNMREVMRRPYFVPEAKQVEALLLAFRRRRIHLAVVLDEYGGVEGIVTLEDVLEEIVGEIRDEYDQEESGITPITPQRFLVEGGVGLRQVNRHVGLHLSEEDATTLAGLMLRCLGQIPQEGDQCVIGDVTLIARKVDQRRIDQIELCLPAAEK
- a CDS encoding helix-hairpin-helix domain-containing protein — translated: MLTQAQKDALKQLTFEHLSLQRLFTLQQQPQTITQLDDAELVEFLTIANSFYRDGQPLISDHDYDHIALAELKTRQPSHPFLHTVEPEPKFTGKTVELPARMLSTEKAYTDKELSDWLKRIHKAANEIGRDPAGLQFRITPKLDGFAAFDDGDRLYTRGDGRRGTDITRAFERGLVVANNQPRGLGAGEIVVQRSYFAANLAQDYENPRNFQASVVKEKALEPAVEQALGNQAVVFYPFSTLPYRVRRSDDLIDSVAALSRELRASLDYDMDGIVIEITDDELKTYMGATRHHHRWQIAYKQNQEKAEVKVLQVVPQTSRSGRVNPVAEVEPTRLSGALIQRATAHHYGMVRDKGIGPDAVIELTRSGEVIPKIIDVVKAVEPQIPASCPSCDTELFWDSDYLYCPNNTGCPAQISHTIEHFFRTLGNIDGFGPATIEKLYTNNIRTIDAVYGLQADQLEGMGFGPKQSENLVNELQRSRHEVIEDWRFLAAFGVFRMGGGNCERLLGHHRLEEIFELSEEQIVAIEGFAERTAEVVVKGFARIRPLFDKLQALGFNLQRTPLVSELQASGALNPIAGKLLVFTGTMTHGSRDDMKAEAKKLGAKVGASVTGKTDYLVTGDKVGASKLNAATSKGVEILTEEQYLKLIGTTISSAKEQS
- a CDS encoding acylphosphatase, with the translated sequence MNLIRATLRISGRVQGVGYRNFVQQSATSFALTGWARNCTDGDVEVVVEGEEGDIRHLINCCQQGPSRAQVDKVNMSLSAHTGEFGSFSIRY
- the rsmI gene encoding 16S rRNA (cytidine(1402)-2'-O)-methyltransferase; amino-acid sequence: MSDSVPFGALYVVATPIGNLEDMTFRAIRVLKDVSLIAAEDTRHSRRLCTHFGIETPLTSCFEHNEARKGDYLIQRLQRGEDIALISDAGTPAISDPGSLLVQRCCEAGIVVHPVPGASACVAALSMAGLPTDRFCFEGFLPAKQQARRQALQCFVAEQRTMVFYEAPHRLINFLGDVIEVLGEERQLVVVRELTKLHEERVGGTAREVLEYFSQGKVRGEIVVLLAPAEPQPIEESVEESLLRELRDTDQPMKVVAKQVAKLHGLSGSEVYALAVQLREKGQLDPQ
- a CDS encoding NAD(+) synthase, with the protein product MNKTQIARFGYFRLAVASVEHRIADLEFNAEQITSAALRAKKQGCHCVVFPELSLTGYGCGDLFFQSILLERTRQVLGDLKKMTRHEQMILIVGAPIAQGGRLFNCAVVISGGEILGVVPKNFLPNTQEFYEERWFSAAADRTADEISLCGAMVPFGDDLLFRQKELPGCVLGVEICEDGWVANPPSGQMAVAGATVLVNLSASPEILGKQDYRRQLVQSQSARCLAAYAYASAGPGESSTDLVFSGHSLIAENGQLLAETERFSFATQLAIGDVDIDRLYNERHKNNSFAASSAQNAYRKIEFNCAEHAHTPLHRPLPCHPFVPANLNERDQRCEEIFALQTTALAKRLNHIGVRNVVIGISGGLDSTLALLVTVKAFEKLDLDPQGITAVTMPGFGTTTRTRGNAESLIDLLGAQCRIISIDAAVRQHFADIGHDESVHNITYENSQARERTQLLMDIANQVGGIVIGTGDLSELALGWCTYNADHMSMYGVNCGVPKTLVRYLVSWCAQASFCGETRRVLEDICATPVSPELLPPDEAGEISQVTEDHVGPYELHDFYLFQVVRHQFAPRKVFFLARQAFAERYDDATLLKWLQVFFRRFFSQQFKRSCLPDGPKVGSVALSPRGDWRMPSDACVQLWLDELEGLHVG
- a CDS encoding YraN family protein produces the protein MTQQRLTLGRWGEQQAADYLRRRLYRIVTCNYRCHYGEIDLIVRRGKTLAFVEVKTRKSRCYGTPQEAVTPRKQQQIIATAQHYLTTQQPSTQTVRFDVIAINVDGDKTQINHIVDAFELH